From Acomys russatus chromosome 25, mAcoRus1.1, whole genome shotgun sequence, a single genomic window includes:
- the Alkbh5 gene encoding RNA demethylase ALKBH5, translated as MAAASGYTDLREKLKSMTSRDNYKAGSREAAAAAAAAVAAAAAAAAAAEPYPVSGTTKRKYQEDSDPERSDYEEQQSQKEEEARKVKSGIRQIRLFSQDECSKIEARIDEVVSRAEKGLYNEHTVDRAPLRNKYFFGEGYTYGAQLQKRGPGQERLYPPGDVDEIPEWVHQLVIQKLVEHRVIPEGFVNSAVINDYQPGGCIVSHVDPIHIFERPIVSVSFFSDSALCFGCKFQFKPIRVSEPVLSLPVRRGSVTVLSGYAADEITHCIRPQDIKERRAVIILRKTRLDAPRLETKSLSSSTLPPNYTSDRLSGNNRDPALKPKRSHRKADPDAAHRPRILEMDKEENRRSVLLPSHRRRGSFSSENYWRKSYESSEDCPEAASSPTRKVKMRRH; from the exons ATGGCGGCCGCCAGCGGCTACACGGACCTGCGTGAGAAGCTCAAGTCCATGACGTCCCGGGACAACTACAAGGCGGGCAGCCGGGAGGCCGCCGCGGCTGCAGCCGCCGCCGTGGCCGCCGCCGCGGCTGCCGCGGCCGCCGCCGAGCCTTACCCGGTGTCCGGGACCACCAAACGGAAGTACCAGGAGGACTCGGACCCAGAACGCAGCGACTACGAGGAGCAGCAGtcgcagaaggaggaggaggcgcgCAAGGTGAAAAGCGGCATCCGGCAGATCCGACTCTTCAGCCAGGACGAGTGCTCCAAGATCGAGGCCCGCATCGACGAGGTGGTGTCCCGCGCCGAGAAGGGCCTGTACAACGAGCATACCGTGGACCGGGCCCCCTTGCGCAACAAGTACTTCTTCGGGGAGGGCTACACGTACGGCGCCCAGCTGCAAAAGCGCGGGCCGGGCCAGGAGCGCCTCTACCCGCCGGGCGACGTCGATGAGATCCCCGAATGGGTGCATCAGCTGGTGATCCAGAAGCTGGTGGAGCACCGCGTCATCCCGGAGGGCTTCGTCAACAGCGCAGTCATCAACGACTACCAGCCCGGCGGCTGCATCGTCTCTCACGTCGACCCCATCCACATCTTCGAGCGCCCGATCGTGTCCGTGTCTTTCTTTAGCGACTCGGCACTTTGCTTCGGCTGCAAGTTCCAGTTCAAGCCCATCCGGGTGTCGGAACCTGTACTTTCTCTGCCGGTGCGCAGAGGGAGTGTGACTGTGCTCAG TGGGTATGCTGCTGATGAAATCACTCACTGCATACGGCCTCAGGACATTAAGGAACGCAGGGCGGTCATCATTCTCAGGAA GACAAGATTAGATGCACCGCGGTTGGAAACAAAGTCGTTGAGCAGCTCCACATTGCCACCCAACTATACTTCAGATCGCTTGTCAGGAAACAACAGAGACCCTGCGCTGAAACCCAAAAGGTCCCACCGAAAGGCAGACCCTGATGCTGCCCACAG GCCCCGTATCCTGGAGatggacaaagaagaaaatcGGAGGTCTGTGCTTCTGCCCTCACACAGGCGGAGGGGGAGCTTTAGCTCTGAGAACTATTGGCGCAAGTCCTATGAGTCCTCAGAAGATTGCCCAGAGGCAGCCAGCAGCCCCACCCGCAAGGTGAAGATGCGAAGACACTGA